A window of the Vespa crabro chromosome 8, iyVesCrab1.2, whole genome shotgun sequence genome harbors these coding sequences:
- the LOC124426286 gene encoding anaphase-promoting complex subunit cdh1-like: MSKREPIVPSLVELGSRHACMHPRTELVTDCDSVNVESSPKRTVNTRNNNHKNYKNSLSNNHNFHNITTTTTTKTTKTTTPITITTSTKTTTTITAITTTT, translated from the exons ATGTCGAAGAGGGAACCAATCGTTCCCTCTCTGGTGGAATTGGGTTCACGACACGCGTGTATGCACCCGAGAACGGAACTGGTTACCGACTGCGATTCGGTAAACGTGGAAAGTTCCCCAAAGAGGACCGTG AATACCCGCAATAACAACCACAAGAACTACAAAAACAGTCTCAGCAACAACCATAACTTCCACAATATAACCACAACGACAACTACaaaaacaacgaaaacaactaccccaataacaattacaacatcAACCAAAACCACAACGACTATCACGGCAATCACAACAACAACGTAa